A stretch of Actinomycetota bacterium DNA encodes these proteins:
- a CDS encoding ATPase, which produces MAIAEEAAAEGAAAGGDVAWQATVGKALAAGLAMGLSAIGAGYAQAKIGSAGAGTLAERPEVSIWIITLQALPEVIVLLGFVSAIMISG; this is translated from the coding sequence ATGGCCATCGCGGAGGAGGCCGCCGCCGAGGGAGCGGCAGCCGGGGGCGACGTCGCGTGGCAGGCGACCGTGGGCAAGGCCCTTGCGGCCGGCCTCGCGATGGGTCTGTCGGCGATCGGCGCCGGCTATGCCCAGGCCAAGATCGGCTCGGCAGGCGCCGGCACGCTCGCGGAGCGCCCTGAGGTGTCGATCTGGATCATCACCCTGCAGGCACTCCCGGAGGTCATCGTCCTGCTCGGTTTCGTGTCGGCGATCATGATCAGCGGATAG